TCTTGAAAATGTACAAATTAACCTAAATATTATACAGATGGTACATATAACAATATACTAAATAGTCATCTTCACCAAATAATCTCcatttaaagatttttattaaatagtgcCACGTCAACCCAAAATGCACACATAATAAAAGAGATGGCTAATACAAATCCCAAATATACTTACATTATAACCGCTTTTGTATATTCGAGGATTTATTCTAGTCATCTCAACATCTATATGTGTTTTGAAGATCAAATGGTgttcaacaaaaattataaaacaaagaCTGTTACAAGAAGAAAGTTGATAACCGATGGGCATATTtgtaccatttaaaaaaaatggattacaGTGTACCTTTTCAGGGCTTGTTTTCACATATAGTCAAACTTTAAGGACTCTTTTGTCCTTTCTTCCTATTGGTTAACGTACTCTTTAGCCATATGCACATTATGCCATTAACCATGGACAAAATAGATGTTTTAAGTATGAAACAGCTAAAAAGGTTTccggaaaaaaagaaaaagaaaaggaaaataagACAGCTAAAAAGAATGatcagattttttaatttagttttagaCCAAGGAAGGGTTGCAGTTGCACAACCTCCCACTGCCATCACCCCTATTTCAATCTGTATTCTTAGTGAAATCATCTCGGTCTCTATGTTTAATGGCCCTAAGAAGCCCTTTCTTAAGAACTCAGAAGTTAAAGTCGCATGGATATTGAATCTTTGAATATAAATGTAGACTATTGTTAAAAGGTAAAAGTATTGATATTACCTTTTCAGTATTAAAATGGTAACGgactttataaattatattgttaattgcatttatattttatttgtaccTTGTATAACTTTTACATATCATTTATTGTAATTACAtgcatgaaaatatatttatgtataaaagTAGGGGGAATAAATTCAACTGCCTTGCCGAGGCGGTCACTGAAAGCCCCACCACCGACTCTCGCCATTTAGAACACCGTGTGGGTCATAATAGAGATAATATTATCTTTACATATAAAaaggccttgttcggtttgAGTTATATGTGTTTAACCCTCTATCCAATCATCCATcccatcattcaaatcatcaaccaaaataacaATTACCGTctatttcttaaatatatatataattatatatctttcttcattatatatttataccacaactgttttttttacaaaataaccaTTTTTCAATAACCTACCCGAACAAGgtatttgaaaataacccaTTCTTTTATCCAAAACCCAAGTTCGAATGGGGCCTAAGAATACAAAAGAATAGGAAAACTATCATCCAAATATTAGATTAACATAATCCAAACTAAGAAAAAAAGATAGAAATCAAGGAAGAGGGGGTTGTTTCACCAAAACGACCATATAAGTAATGGAAAATAACAAGAGTATAGATAAAGAAATTCTTAGCATTTGAATATAGTTGAAAAGAATGCCACTAAAGTAGCTTCCACATTATTATGCAACTAAGAGGAGATATATCTGACCTGGGTCATGGGCCTATTGGACAAGCCCCTCTCCAAATCTTCCCGTCCTTCTGCATATGCTGTAACAATTAACTTGATCAGTCATTTCCATAAGTAATAGTAAATCAATGTTTACACTGGATAAAGCTGATATGTACCAATGTTTACGTCGACACCTAAAGGGGACCTTTGGTTCATCCAGGGAGAAGGATGTTGCTGCAAAACAATAACACATGTTAACATCAACTGATAACCAGATGAGATAAAAGTCAGGTACAAATGAAGATTCCATATCATAATACAGTAAAGAGAGAAATGAGAAGAGGGTGAAAGAGAAAGAATACGAACATGCCCAAAACTATGTACCAACAAACAGTAGAACATTTACCATGAATAGGCTAGGCCTCCCAGGTTTCATCTCAGATACACCACCATTTTCATTAACAGAATGATAGTCACTAGGGGATATGGGAGTACCACCACCAGGAATGCTGAACAATGAGCTGTCAGCTGTTCCAGGTAGAGGCGTTTGGACAATTCCAGGTAATGGTGTTTGAGCAGTTCCTGGCAAAGGCGTTTGCATTGGTGTCTGCAATGATGTTATAGAATATTGGAGAGTTTAAAGTCATCTTCTAGAAATACAATCACAAAAGAAAATTAGGGTTAAACTCACTGGTGGAAAAAGTAAATCAGTTGTGGGTGTTTCATATTCATCATTCCCCTCATATGGAACATTAAGATCATGAACTGGTGTGATTGCAGGTCCAGGTGCTGATTTCTGCACAGCAGACCTATCTATAGGACCCAGTATTGCTCCAACTTGCATCATTTTCATTTCCCAAATCTATTATCCACATAGTTAAGACAGAAATATGAGAGATACATCAATAGTAAAACCCTAAAACCGATCAGAtcaaaatcttaaatttaagCTAAAACAAGCATCAAATCCAATGAAAAATAGTAAAACGATGAAAAGAGATTGAAACACTAACTCCTTGAAGTTCGTTGAGGACACTATCACCAGGACCTCCGTTGCTAATGAACTCTTCTCGAACCTTGCTGATCACATCCTCAATCACCTGGATGTAGACAGTGCTCGTCGAAGAAGTCGCCATGTAGATCTCTCCCTACCCTCAGTTCGAATCAAACCCGGGAtttaatattgaagaagatCGGATTCGATTGGTTATAGAATGAAAAGGGTAAATCgaaaaagtttaaatttgagaagtAAGAGGAGCTCTAGATGGGTTGGGAAGAGAAGGAATCAAATAGGCGAATGGTAGAGAGAGATGAATAATGAAGATgaaagaggagagagagagataggGGCGGAacagaaaagaagaataaagagGGGAATATAAATAGGTTTGCATCCGTTAATATTTGCTGGACACGTGTCGATTCTTACAGATCCGATCATCTGCACGCATATCCATCATTGTATAATGGGattatataatatcataatatGTTTTagtctaaattttttaaaattaattaaatttaaaaaattagaaaattaattgaaatatcaCATCTTTTAGAAATATTTCTTTTGTCTGTTATGAAAATTTAGATTTATAAGGTTccttaaatgaaataaagtttAATTGTGTACATCCCAATtggaatatataattttattttaaaaaatgttaaagtttgtattaataaagttgagtattacaaataatgtttatacaacattttgaccttatttatttttactaattggtttttattttttactttaatgatgtttaatatAGGTATGGATATTAGCAGTCGACAAATAATCGAGATGATAGGAATTAGCGGTAGTGATATTGTTGTAAATTTGTGGATTGATTAGACTACTTTTGATAAATAGGAAGTTTTGAGACATTATTTTGAGTTGGAACTTAATACAATTCTAGTCATTATTTGAAGAATCTAACATACTCTTAAACTCTATTGCTTGAAAacatattagttttaaaaaaaaaatctttcaccaattaataatagattaattaactcattaagTTAGTTTatgtgaaataattttttaagatataaaatgttttgattgaatccCATTAGAAACTCATAAAAGAGTTTTGCCTaagttatcaaaatatttaagatCATATTCCACTAAGAACTCTTAAGTTAGAagaataaaactattttatttaatagcaaacatattttaaacaaatcccTAAACCAACTGTTGAttctaaattcaaaacaaaatataaggataaaatttgaattgatcatTAGGGTCGTTAGGGTAGTTTTGAGCTAATTAAGCTTGGGAATTTGGATTAGGTGGGTTTTGATAAATTAAGATTGGAATGTCTAATATTGAGTAGCTTAAAAATATAGAAGGTCTACATTGGGTCgccttaaaaaaaaatggaaggaCTAAATTGGACTTGCTGAAAATGAAATGGCTCATCTAGtgtgagtttatttgaaaataaattttagggAATAAAGAATTCGACTTCATTAAAAGGGGACAAAAGAACAACattataatgaaaatcataattgatattttatcaaCTTGTTTTTGTCGAGGTAAaactttattttgtatattattaaattgttaattaattaattaattttaatagttgataagttattttttttatttaaagttaataataaaattttgtattaaggGAGATAtgtaattatttcaataataaaacactttcaattttgttatttttctaaaatttaacaGCAACCAACCATATTTCCTTCTATTTCCTTCTTAATGTTCCATACATAGATAATTAAAGTACTAAATTTACTATTAAATAAATCTCTCATGTGCCAACTTAACCAGCCTAAGTTGACTCTTAGTAAATGGATGGTGATGGCATCACGTGGTGATGCTTTGAATTACTTTTAGGAGGGTCTCTAACATTAACCCACGATTTCCTCTCATCTAGCGGTGATGGATGGTGCGGAGCTGGACTAGGCTTATGTATGGGCGTCGATGGATGGTGCGGAGCTTGTGCAGGCTTCTGTACAGGGAGACGGTTTACCAAATGATATGACGACGATGCGGGTGGCGGTGGATGTGGCGTCTTAGGCGATTTATGGGAAGGTGGTTTCACATCAACTGGTGGTGATGGCGTAGGCTTATCTGTTGGTGGCGGTGGAGGCGATGAATGTGTGTGTCTTAGGCGATTTAGGGAAGGTGGTTTCACATCAACTGGTGGTGATTGCATAGTCTTATCTGTGGGTGGCGGTGAAGGCGATGGCTGTGATTTCTTAGGCAATTTATGGGAAGGTGGTTTCACACCAACTGGTGGTGATGGCATATGCTTCTCTGTGGGTGGCGGAGGAGGCGATAGATGTGGTGTCTTAGGCGATTTATGGGGAGGTGGTTTCACATCAACTGTTGTTTCCCTTCTTTCTGGCGGTGATGGCATATGTTTCTCAGTGGGTGGTGGTGGAGGCGATGGATGTGATGTCTTAGGCGATTTATGCGAATGTGATTTCACATCAACCGATGGTTTTCCCTCAACTGGCGGTGATGAATGGTGCGGAGCTGGCATAGACTTTTGTACGGGCCTACCGCCGACATTGGTGGAGAGAAAATTATCACCAACGATAGGACAACCAACGATAGGAcaagtaaataattataaaccgACTTCATGGTATACTACTATCAATTTAGTACATTGTATTTGAGAACACTCtcttatataagaaaaatagagATCTTATTTTACAACCATACAAGACttatatgtaaaatttatttgtttaaattatgaaaatccATAGTTGATGacataaaatttctaaaaagtATATAAAGAAGTTTGACAAATCACCTAATAATAAGTCCAAATAAGTGAAGTTATCATTAACCCGTAAATCAGgctctatttatatatatatatatatatatatatatatttttaatactttttaaatgaaatgaaagatTAAGAAagcaaaaatttaattttttttttgaggaaAGTGAATTgttaagaaaaaagaaaggtgggaaagaaagataaaaatactattttttaattaagctaTAGGTCCATTAGTGTCTCAACCCAGTACTTGGATTTTGTTGGAAGttcttcttattttgtatttaaaattaagtaattatgagttaatattttttttttaaattttattaatttatacgcTTATATATTGAGAagtgttaatttatatttgtaaattaatcgaaatatatatttaaaataataaaatttttaaattataaataattttgattttagtattttacattaaaaagatttaattttatttataaaataaataaatataatatttttatagcACCATtacttgtaattattttttaatatatattttaaaattgttaatgtatatacttaattatatatataataataatatataatattaaattaatagagGTTAGACTTAagtccaatatttttttttattatttgttaaatctatatgtatttttgtaaatataatagtaatattatagttattttttacataaatattgtatattttgtataagGTTTAATCCTTtcataattatatgaaaaactTGATTTTGATTTGTTAAATTGGATAAACAAAAAGCTTTAACAAgttattctaaattatataatcgtgtaattaaatatatttaatatattaacttaattaaagtagaaaatatcaataaaacatggttttcttttttaaatgtgttttgattatatggataagttttaaataatgtaGATTagaagaaagtgaaaaagtTTGATAGTATACTAGTTTTAACTAAACTGTTCATTCATGAAAGAAAATCTCTTTTTTatgtttcaaatatttattgaaattaatacctctttcattttcttataattatgtttataaaaaatgcACCATTTGTCATTTTCTAGAGGCAGGTATGATATTTGTGGTTATTCTACCTTTCACTTTTTTACAATTCTATTTGGACCAAATGCATTTTTGTCATTTCTAGATGCATGTCTGGTACTTGCAGTTATTCTAAAATGTCAAAGAGAGATTTGTCATTTTTGTCATTTCTAGATGTGTCTAGTACTTGCAGttatattaaaatgtcaaaGAAAGATTTGGCCTGTAGATTTTTCTCCAGTTTAATGTGTTATTACTGCATGGATCTTGATATAACAATAAAGATTTGGGCTATATTTGATGGTTCATGTCTAAAATTTTTGAAGGGCATAACTCAAGTTTTTATTGGGCATCCTTATCAATCGAGGGACTCAATTTGTATCTTATGGTAAtaaacatgttatatatatcaGGTTTAATCCGTTTTTGGGTTCTTTCCCGACATGTCTTTATAAAATGTTGTGTGACGACgattatgatttattaaatctttgacaataaaaactaataatgcATTGCAACTTTACATCGACACAAAGACAATGCCGTTAATTTGCTAGGTTTCTTTACATTACTTATTGTATATCCCATTATATGATTGACTTATTTTACTCATTGGAGAAAactataacaaataattatttacctGCTCTATTACTATGgatgtgtttgattttgttcattttatGTATATAGATAATCTAATATTGTAAACCTTTGTATAAAAGCTTTACAGAAAAGTTCGAGATTTAAGAATTTCAACCGATTTGCACTttaggaattttcttttaaaataaaaaattatttttaaaattttttaattatattgacagatttttaaaattaatcaaaaataattaattttgggatTTAGTAGAGAAGTGAGACATTATTCATAGAGCCTAACATACTCTTAATTTTTGTTGAGGGAAAACAAACTAGTTTTAAGAAAGTCCTTCACCAACTACTAATAGATTAGTTAACTCATTAAGTTAGTTAatgtgaaataattttttaaagatatcaAAATATTTCGGATTAAATCCCATTCATAAAAAGTGTTTTCCTATGTTATCAAAATGTTTGAGATTAGATAACACTAAAAACtcttaagttaaaaaaataaaactattttctttaataacaaacatattttaaacaaatcccTAAACCAACTGTTAATTCCAAATTCAAAACAAGATATAAggataaaatttgaattgataattaGGGTGGTTTTGAGCTAATTAAACTTGGGAAATTTGGATTAATTGGGTTTTGATAAATTGAGATTGGAATGTGTAATATTGAGTAGCTTAAAAAATGGAAGACTAAATTGGGCTTGTTGAAAATGAATTGGTTCATCTGTGTgagtttatatgaaaataaattttagggACAAAATGACAACattataatgaaaatcataatTTCATAAACTTGTTTTTGTCAAGGTAAaacttattttgtatattattaaattgttaattaattaattaattaatagttgatagttatttttttatttaaagttaataataaaattttgtattaaggGAGAGATgcaattatttcaataataaaactctttcaattcaattatttttttaaaatttaacatcaaCCAACCATATTTCCTTCTTAATGTTCCATACATAGATAATTAAAGTACTAAATTTACTATTAAATAGATCTCTCATGTGCCAACTTAACCAGCCTAAGTTGATACTTAGTAAACGGATGGTGATGGCGGCATCACGTGGTGATGCTTTGGTTTACTTATAGGAGGGTCTCTAACATTAACCCACGATTTCCCCTCATCTAGCGGTGATGGATGGTGCGGAGCTGGACTAGGCTTATGTATGGGCGTCGATGGATGGTGCGGAGCTTGTGCAGGCTTCTGTATGGGCGACGGTTTCACCCAATGATTTGACGACGATGTGGGTGGCGGTGAATGTGCGTCTTAGGAGATTTATGGGAATGTGGTTTCACATCAACTGGTGGTGATGGAATAGGCTTATCTGTGGGTGGCGGTGGAGGCGATGAATGTGGTGTCTTAGGAGATTTATGGGAAGGTGGTTTCTCATCCACTGGTGGTGATGGCATAGTCTTATCTGTGGGTGGCGGTGGAGGCGATGGATGTGGTGTCTTAGGAGATTTATGGGAAGGTGGTTTCACATCAACTGGTGGTGATGGCATAAGCTTCTCTGTGGGTGGCGGAAGGGGCGATTGATGTGGTATCTTAGGCGATTTATAGGGAGGTGGGTTTGCATCAAACGGTGGTTTCCCTTCTTTTGGCGGTGATGGCATAGGTTTCTcagtggtggtggtggaggcgaTGGATGTGGTGTCTTAGGCGATTTATGGGAAGGTGGTTTCACATCAATGGCGGTTTCCCCTCAACTGGCGGTGATGAATGGTGCGGAGCTGGCATAGGCTTTTGTACGGGCCTACCGATGACATCGGTGGAGAGAGTAATTACGACCAGTGACAGGATCAGTAAGGGATTATAAAAAGATTTCATGGTATATTACTATCAATTTAATACCTTGTACTTGAGAACACTcttatatagagaaaaatagAGATCCTATTTTAAAACCATACAAGACTTATATGTAAGAATTtaagaattt
This is a stretch of genomic DNA from Impatiens glandulifera chromosome 4, dImpGla2.1, whole genome shotgun sequence. It encodes these proteins:
- the LOC124936156 gene encoding transcription initiation factor IIA large subunit-like, whose product is MATSSTSTVYIQVIEDVISKVREEFISNGGPGDSVLNELQGIWEMKMMQVGAILGPIDRSAVQKSAPGPAITPVHDLNVPYEGNDEYETPTTDLLFPPTPMQTPLPGTAQTPLPGIVQTPLPGTADSSLFSIPGGGTPISPSDYHSVNENGGVSEMKPGRPSLFMQHPSPWMNQRSPLGVDVNIAYAEGREDLERGLSNRPMTQDFLAANAGKRKRDDLASKYRGGGYIPQQDGAGDSILDDPKACKDKSTQYHIGNLEILTKGVKLFPKIPQLDGPIPDPYDDMLSTPNIYNYQGTVSEDYNIVNTPAPHDQAPTPAVITQNDVEDVDDDDEPLNENDDDDDLDDVDQGEDVNTQHLVLAQFEKVTRTKSRWKCTLKDGIMHLNNKDVLFNRANGEFEF
- the LOC124934564 gene encoding extensin-like, whose amino-acid sequence is MPAPHHSSPPVEGKPSVDVKSHSHKSPKTSHPSPPPPPTEKHMPSPPERRETTVDVKPPPHKSPKTPHLSPPPPPTEKHMPSPPVGVKPPSHKLPKKSQPSPSPPPTDKTMQSPPVDVKPPSLNRLRHTHSSPPPPPTDKPTPSPPVDVKPPSHKSPKTPHPPPPASSSYHLVNRLPVQKPAQAPHHPSTPIHKPSPAPHHPSPLDERKSWVNVRDPPKSNSKHHHVMPSPSIY
- the LOC124934565 gene encoding protein TRACHEARY ELEMENT DIFFERENTIATION-RELATED 7A-like, producing the protein MPSPPKEGKPPFDANPPPYKSPKIPHQSPLPPPTEKLMPSPPVDVKPPSHKSPKTPHPSPPPPPTDKTMPSPPVDEKPPSHKSPKTPHSSPPPPPTDKPIPSPPVDVKPHSHKSPKTHIHRHPHRRQIIG